A DNA window from Allokutzneria albata contains the following coding sequences:
- a CDS encoding AMP-dependent synthetase/ligase, which translates to MREVAVAPLVAAPETGGLADLVYANAEQAPDHIAFRRKSTDGWSPVTTREFRDQVQRLARGLVAAGVQPGERVAVLSATRYEWTLFDFAIWAAAAVPVPIYPTSSREQIEWIIADSGATAVVVETDEHAAKVAGLPLLRGVWRIDAVEDLVALGDDVPVTDVDERRRAVSPKDVATIIYTSGTTGRPKGCVLTHANFFAEADNVAEVLSPLFKGKDVSTLVFLPLAHVFGRMVQVGAVLARVTLGHTADVKNVVNDLATFRPTFVLSVPYVFEKIYNSARQRAETAGKARIFDAATETAIKYSEADKPGLALRIRHAVFDRLVYRRLRAVLGGQCRYAISGGAALGHRLTHFYRGIGLTVFEGYGLTETTAAATVNAPNAAKPGTVGRPVPGTAVRISDEGEVLIKGGVVFSGYWGSAPAADEWFATGDLGSLDEDGFLSITGRKKEILVTSGGKNVAPAVIEDRITAHPLVGQAVVVGDGRKFVAALITIDQEHLAHWKKSNGKPDEASAADLSDDEDLLAEIQRAVDAGNAAVSAAEAVRRFRVLPDEFSIGGGHLTPSLKLRRSQIMKDFADEVEALYGPR; encoded by the coding sequence ATGCGTGAGGTCGCCGTCGCCCCGCTCGTCGCCGCTCCCGAAACGGGAGGGCTGGCCGATCTGGTCTACGCCAACGCCGAGCAGGCGCCGGACCACATCGCTTTCCGCCGCAAGTCGACCGACGGCTGGTCACCGGTGACCACGCGCGAGTTCCGGGACCAGGTGCAGCGGCTCGCCAGGGGACTCGTCGCGGCCGGGGTTCAGCCCGGAGAACGCGTCGCGGTGCTGTCGGCCACCCGGTACGAGTGGACGCTGTTCGACTTCGCGATCTGGGCGGCTGCGGCGGTACCCGTGCCGATCTACCCGACTTCGTCGCGGGAACAGATCGAATGGATCATCGCCGACTCCGGCGCGACAGCGGTGGTCGTGGAGACCGACGAGCACGCGGCGAAGGTCGCCGGGTTGCCGCTGCTACGAGGGGTGTGGCGGATCGACGCGGTCGAGGACCTGGTGGCGCTCGGCGATGACGTGCCGGTGACGGACGTCGACGAGCGTCGCCGCGCCGTGTCGCCGAAAGACGTCGCGACGATCATCTACACCTCGGGAACCACGGGACGGCCCAAGGGCTGCGTGCTGACGCACGCCAACTTCTTCGCGGAAGCGGACAACGTGGCCGAAGTGCTGAGCCCCCTTTTCAAGGGCAAGGACGTCTCGACGCTGGTCTTCCTGCCACTGGCGCACGTGTTCGGCAGGATGGTGCAGGTCGGTGCGGTGCTCGCCCGCGTCACGCTCGGCCACACCGCCGACGTGAAGAACGTGGTCAACGATCTCGCCACCTTCCGCCCGACCTTCGTGCTGTCCGTGCCGTACGTGTTCGAGAAGATCTACAACAGCGCCCGGCAACGCGCCGAGACCGCAGGCAAGGCCCGGATCTTCGACGCCGCCACCGAAACCGCGATCAAGTACTCGGAGGCGGACAAACCCGGACTGGCGCTACGCATCCGGCACGCCGTCTTCGACCGGCTCGTGTACCGGCGGCTGCGCGCCGTCCTGGGCGGTCAGTGCCGCTACGCGATCTCCGGAGGCGCGGCGCTCGGGCACCGGCTCACCCACTTCTACCGCGGTATCGGCCTGACCGTGTTCGAGGGCTACGGCTTGACCGAGACCACCGCCGCGGCGACCGTCAACGCGCCGAACGCGGCCAAGCCCGGAACGGTCGGCCGCCCGGTCCCCGGCACAGCGGTCCGGATCTCTGACGAGGGCGAGGTCCTGATCAAGGGAGGCGTGGTCTTCTCCGGCTACTGGGGCTCCGCTCCGGCGGCGGACGAGTGGTTCGCGACAGGGGACCTGGGCTCGCTCGACGAGGACGGCTTCCTCAGCATCACCGGCCGCAAGAAGGAGATCCTGGTGACCAGCGGCGGCAAGAACGTCGCGCCCGCCGTCATCGAGGACCGGATCACCGCGCACCCCCTGGTCGGCCAGGCCGTCGTCGTGGGCGACGGCCGCAAGTTCGTGGCCGCGTTGATCACCATCGACCAAGAGCACCTGGCCCATTGGAAGAAGAGCAACGGCAAACCGGACGAGGCGAGCGCCGCGGATCTCAGCGACGACGAGGACCTGCTCGCCGAGATCCAGCGGGCCGTTGACGCGGGGAACGCGGCGGTGTCCGCGGCCGAGGCTGTCCGCCGGTTCCGCGTGCTGCCCGACGAGTTCAGCATCGGCGGTGGACACCTCACCCCCTCGCTGAAGCTGCGCCGCAGCCAGATCATGAAGGACTTCGCCGACGAGGTGGAGGCCCTTTACGGGCCGCGTTAG
- a CDS encoding PucR family transcriptional regulator → MSNKEPFRLGGRSLHERLTEELPALTEAVLAAVTTRVPAYGLMPSEELAGDINRVIVQTLKSFIVMVRTKSLPGEEELAFMRESAARRAEEGIPIEFVLTAYHIGVQVVWESLTPDVRPAEVHDVMAVNSLALRYLELITPAVGAGYLDQHQTIFDDERSARHTLLTALLDGMPAEAAASRTGFRLPPCYLVLALSVGAHPDETEPGVDQLVAGRRKLRRLRAELERQVRGPVLSSLTPEGGIALLPHPAPVGEVTARDWDRLKRVVADVARAAGAEITAGVTAVAPQEVAAAAKLADEIRTVATTSGKPGGMYRLDDVLLQYQLSRPSAARDRLAAMLQPLDGNDELLQTLETYLRRGSRRPTATDLHVHPNTVDYRLRRIAELTGLDPTSVTDIALINAALTARAAQP, encoded by the coding sequence ATGAGTAACAAAGAGCCGTTCCGGCTCGGCGGGCGTTCGCTGCACGAGCGGCTGACCGAGGAGCTGCCCGCGCTCACCGAGGCCGTGCTCGCCGCGGTCACCACCCGCGTCCCCGCCTACGGCCTGATGCCGAGCGAAGAGCTCGCGGGCGATATCAACCGGGTGATCGTGCAGACGCTGAAGTCGTTCATCGTCATGGTGCGCACGAAGTCCCTCCCCGGCGAGGAGGAACTGGCGTTCATGCGGGAGTCGGCGGCGCGGCGCGCCGAGGAGGGCATCCCGATCGAGTTCGTGCTCACCGCCTACCACATCGGTGTCCAGGTGGTCTGGGAATCGCTGACGCCGGACGTGCGGCCGGCGGAGGTGCACGACGTGATGGCGGTGAACTCGCTGGCGCTGCGCTATCTGGAGCTGATCACGCCCGCGGTGGGCGCCGGTTACCTCGACCAGCACCAGACGATCTTCGATGACGAGCGGTCGGCGCGGCACACGCTGCTGACGGCGCTGCTGGACGGGATGCCCGCCGAGGCGGCCGCGAGCCGGACCGGCTTCCGGTTGCCCCCGTGCTACCTGGTGCTGGCGCTCTCGGTGGGCGCTCACCCGGACGAGACCGAGCCAGGGGTGGACCAGCTGGTCGCCGGTCGGCGCAAGCTCAGGCGGTTGCGGGCGGAGCTGGAGCGCCAGGTCCGGGGCCCGGTGCTGTCCTCGCTCACACCGGAGGGCGGGATCGCGCTGCTGCCGCACCCCGCGCCGGTCGGCGAGGTGACCGCGCGGGACTGGGACCGCCTGAAGCGCGTCGTCGCCGACGTGGCGCGGGCGGCCGGGGCGGAGATCACCGCCGGGGTCACCGCGGTGGCGCCGCAGGAGGTCGCCGCCGCCGCGAAGCTGGCCGACGAGATCCGCACCGTCGCGACGACCTCGGGCAAGCCGGGCGGCATGTACCGGCTCGACGACGTCCTGCTGCAGTACCAGCTGTCCCGGCCGAGCGCCGCGCGCGACCGGCTGGCCGCGATGCTGCAGCCCCTCGACGGCAACGACGAGCTGCTGCAGACCTTGGAGACCTACCTGCGCCGCGGCAGCCGGCGGCCGACCGCGACGGATCTGCACGTGCACCCGAACACGGTCGACTACCGGCTTCGTCGGATCGCGGAGCTGACCGGCCTCGACCCGACCAGCGTCACCGACATCGCGTTGATCAACGCGGCGCTCACCGCCCGCGCGGCGCAGCCCTAG
- a CDS encoding esterase/lipase family protein, producing the protein MHRLVALVVLGLSLITPARADAALPVFYNSAKAVVASLNAPGAAPPGSNDWACQSDKRPVILLHGTHVNMLLNWNTLSPLLKNNGFCVFALNYGGLRLGQIGGTGDIPASGVELAAFVDHVLTKTGARQVDLVGHSLGGTLAQYYVKFHGGATKVHDIVGLGPTSHGSSALGFDAWIRALLTAFPKLNGFVSSVDPAALQQLRGSAFITELNSVPDTVPGVRYTTIATKYDAVVTPYTSQFLSGPNVNNVVLQDICANDFGDHLALAFDHVALRVVLNALDPSTARRPSCATPVLPVVGG; encoded by the coding sequence ATGCACCGGCTCGTCGCGCTGGTCGTGCTGGGCCTCTCGCTCATCACGCCTGCGCGAGCCGATGCAGCACTGCCCGTCTTCTACAACTCCGCCAAAGCGGTCGTGGCGTCCCTCAACGCGCCGGGAGCGGCACCGCCCGGGTCGAACGACTGGGCTTGCCAGAGCGACAAGCGGCCGGTGATCCTCCTGCACGGCACGCACGTCAACATGCTGCTGAACTGGAACACCTTGTCGCCCTTGTTGAAGAACAACGGCTTCTGTGTCTTCGCGCTCAACTACGGCGGTCTGCGCCTGGGACAGATCGGTGGCACCGGCGACATTCCCGCGTCCGGCGTGGAGCTGGCCGCCTTCGTCGATCACGTCCTGACCAAGACCGGAGCACGTCAGGTCGACCTGGTCGGCCATTCGCTCGGTGGGACGCTCGCCCAGTACTACGTGAAATTCCATGGGGGAGCAACGAAAGTCCACGACATCGTCGGGCTCGGTCCCACCAGTCACGGTTCGAGCGCACTCGGCTTCGACGCGTGGATCCGGGCGTTGCTGACCGCGTTCCCGAAGTTGAATGGATTCGTCAGCAGCGTGGATCCGGCAGCATTGCAACAACTCCGAGGATCGGCGTTCATCACCGAGCTCAATTCGGTGCCGGACACGGTTCCCGGCGTTCGGTACACCACCATCGCCACCAAGTACGACGCTGTCGTGACGCCGTACACGTCGCAGTTCCTCAGCGGACCGAACGTCAACAACGTTGTGCTGCAAGACATCTGCGCGAACGACTTCGGCGACCACTTGGCGCTGGCCTTCGACCACGTCGCGTTGCGCGTGGTGCTCAACGCCCTCGATCCCTCGACGGCGCGCAGACCCAGCTGCGCCACGCCGGTCCTGCCCGTCGTCGGCGGCTAG